In Prunus dulcis chromosome 2, ALMONDv2, whole genome shotgun sequence, a single genomic region encodes these proteins:
- the LOC117617596 gene encoding serine/threonine-protein kinase prpf4B isoform X1, which yields MAVSADVDAVLQFLRKNGLSDAESALKEDMIEKGDLGCLDYEKFLFPMVPPPPPVRIPASFRRSEVPGGGECSRSSSQEDDEFVSMGSSTSNMCSSSEFTNPYGIRSTSPSGSKASSDRFSQFGTARDYHDFDMQNDLFWHDEKDDGDFMTPCFEGPDFFACPSEDKYIMTSDTDKQNENLPGLNFKSEAFQSDISLDYLDKNCLTNISPVDDKSELYVTDHYNFDKKNNLEGGFEEEPEGCAPSASSVHLYNCCVGAEGFYDEHSADCCYRSSKQTDFNNCQLKVLGDIPPTDIGSATNHRISKSSKNDRVENFKGSSGLDGKVVEKDFMQKGIDGYGVGDSEVNEEPCEPEAAADGDGVDTDEVLIYNANEDEYEVFELRIIHRKNRTGFEENKDFPIVLKTVIASRYYITEYIGSAAFSKVVQAHDLHTGVDVCLKIIKNDKEFFDQSLDEIKLLKFVNKNDPGDEHHILRLYDYFYHQEHLFIVCELLRANLYEFQKFSQESGGEAYFTIRRLQVITRQCLEALDYLHHLGIIHCDLKPENILIKSYRRCEIKIIDLGSSCFRTDNLCLYVQSRSYRAPEVILGLPYDEKIDMWSLGCILAELCSGEVLFPNDAIVMILARMIGMLGPIDLDMLVRGQETDKYFTNELDLYHINEETSQLEYIIPEESSLENHLQVTDVGFIDFVKSLVEVNPERRPTAREAMEHPWLSYTYESSPF from the exons ATGGCGGTCTCAGCAGACGTCGATGCAGTGCTGCAATTCTTGAGGAAAAACGGGCTTTCAGATGCCGAGTCGGCTCTCAAAGAGGATATGATTGAAAAAGGTGATCTGGGTTGTCTCGATTACGAGAAATTCTTGTTTCCGATGGTGCCTCCGCCGCCTCCGGTTAGAATTCCGGCGAGTTTCCGGCGATCAGAGGTTCCAGGGGGCGGAGAATGCTCGAGATCGAGCTCGCAGGAAGACGATGAGTTTGTGAGCATGGGGTCTTCTACTTCTAATATGTGCTCATCATCAG AATTTACAAATCCGTATGGAATTCGATCGACATCTCCAAGTGGTTCCAAAGCCTCATCTGATAGATTCTCTCAATTTGGCACTGCCCGTGATTACCATGATTTTGATATGCAAAATGACCTGTTCTGGCACGATGAGAAAGATGATGGAGACTTCATGACTCCTTGCTTTGAAGGGCCAGACTTCTTTGCCTGTCCCAGTGAAGATAAGTACATCATGACTTCGGACACAGACAAGCAAAATGAGAACCTCCCGGGTCTGAATTTTAAATCTGAAGCATTTCAATCAGACATAAGCCTCGATTACTTGGACAAGAATTGTCTTACTAATATTTCTCCCGTGGATGATAAAAGTGAGCTTTATGTAACAGATCATTATAATtttgataagaaaaataaCCTTGAAGGAGGCTTTGAGGAGGAGCCTGAGGGATGTGCTCCCTCTGCTTCTTCAGTCCACCTTTACAATTGCTGTGTTGGAGCTGAAGGATTTTATGATGAACATTCTGCAGATTGCTGCTACCGGAGCTCAAAACAAACTGATTTCAATAATTGCCAATTAAAGGTTTTGGGGGACATTCCTCCCACTGACATTGGTTCTGCTACAAATCATAGAATAAGCAAGAGTTCTAAAAATGACCGGGTTGAAAACTTTAAAGGCTCCTCTGGTTTAGATGGTAAGGTTGTAGAGAAAGATTTCATGCAAAAAGGAATTGATGGCTATGGAGTTGGAGACAGTGAAGTAAATGAAGAACCTTGCGAGCCTGAGGCTGCTGCTGATGGAGATGGTGTTGACACTGATGAGGTTCTGATCTACAATGCTAACGAGGATGAATATGAAGTTTTCGAATTAAGAATCATACACAGAAAGAACAG GACTGGAtttgaagaaaacaaggaTTTCCCCATTGTGCTAAAGACCGTAATTGCAAGCAGATACTATATAACAGAATATATTGGTTCGGCAGCTTTCAGTAAGGTTGTACAGGCTCATGATCTTCACACAGGAGTCGATGTTTGCCTTAAGATCataaaaaatgataaagaGTTTTTCGATCAGAGTTTGGATGAGATTAAACTTCTAAAGTTTGTCAACAAAAATGACCCTGGAGATGAACACCACATTCTGCGTTTGTACGACTACTTCTATCATCAG GAGCATCTCTTCATTGTTTGTGAACTCCTTCGGGCAAACTTGTATGAGTTTCAGAAGTTCAGTCAAGAATCTGGCGGAGAGGCTTACTTCACAATAAGGAGGTTGCAG GTCATAACCCGTCAATGTTTAGAGGCATTGGATTACTTGCATCACTTGGGAATTATTCATTGTGATCTAAAGCCTGAAAACATTCTTATAAAAAGTTACAGAAGATGTGAAATAAAGATCATTGATCTTGGAAGCAGTTGTTTTCGCACGGACAACTTGTGCCTATATGTGCAATCTCGTTCCTACAGAGCTCCTGAAGTCATTCTTGGCCTCCCTTATGACGAGAAGATTGACATGTGGTCTTTGGGCTGTATCTTGGCTGAGCTATGCTCTGGGGAA GTGCTCTTTCCAAATGATGCGATTGTAATGATCCTTGCACGTATGATTGGAATGCTTGGTCCTATTGATCTGGATATGTTAGTGAGAGGTCAGGAGACAGACAAGTACTTCACAAACGAGTTAGATCTTTACCACATAAATGAG GAGACAAGCCAACTGGAATATATAATCCCTGAGGAGTCCTCCTTGGAGAATCACCTGCAAGTAACCGATGTCGGGTTTATCGACTTTGTTAAAAGCTTGGTTGAAGTCAATCCCGAGAGACGCCCAACGGCGAGGGAGGCAATGGAGCATCCATGGCTTTCCTACACGTACGAATCGAGTCCTTTCTAA
- the LOC117617596 gene encoding serine/threonine-protein kinase prpf4B isoform X2 gives MAVSADVDAVLQFLRKNGLSDAESALKEDMIEKGDLGCLDYEKFLFPMVPPPPPVRIPASFRRSEVPGGGECSRSSSQEDDEFVSMGSSTSNMCSSSEFTNPYGIRSTSPSGSKASSDRFSQFGTARDYHDFDMQNDLFWHDEKDDGDFMTPCFEGPDFFACPSEDKYIMTSDTDKQNENLPGLNFKSEAFQSDISLDYLDKNCLTNISPVDDKNCCYRSSKQTDFNNCQLKVLGDIPPTDIGSATNHRISKSSKNDRVENFKGSSGLDGKVVEKDFMQKGIDGYGVGDSEVNEEPCEPEAAADGDGVDTDEVLIYNANEDEYEVFELRIIHRKNRTGFEENKDFPIVLKTVIASRYYITEYIGSAAFSKVVQAHDLHTGVDVCLKIIKNDKEFFDQSLDEIKLLKFVNKNDPGDEHHILRLYDYFYHQEHLFIVCELLRANLYEFQKFSQESGGEAYFTIRRLQVITRQCLEALDYLHHLGIIHCDLKPENILIKSYRRCEIKIIDLGSSCFRTDNLCLYVQSRSYRAPEVILGLPYDEKIDMWSLGCILAELCSGEVLFPNDAIVMILARMIGMLGPIDLDMLVRGQETDKYFTNELDLYHINEETSQLEYIIPEESSLENHLQVTDVGFIDFVKSLVEVNPERRPTAREAMEHPWLSYTYESSPF, from the exons ATGGCGGTCTCAGCAGACGTCGATGCAGTGCTGCAATTCTTGAGGAAAAACGGGCTTTCAGATGCCGAGTCGGCTCTCAAAGAGGATATGATTGAAAAAGGTGATCTGGGTTGTCTCGATTACGAGAAATTCTTGTTTCCGATGGTGCCTCCGCCGCCTCCGGTTAGAATTCCGGCGAGTTTCCGGCGATCAGAGGTTCCAGGGGGCGGAGAATGCTCGAGATCGAGCTCGCAGGAAGACGATGAGTTTGTGAGCATGGGGTCTTCTACTTCTAATATGTGCTCATCATCAG AATTTACAAATCCGTATGGAATTCGATCGACATCTCCAAGTGGTTCCAAAGCCTCATCTGATAGATTCTCTCAATTTGGCACTGCCCGTGATTACCATGATTTTGATATGCAAAATGACCTGTTCTGGCACGATGAGAAAGATGATGGAGACTTCATGACTCCTTGCTTTGAAGGGCCAGACTTCTTTGCCTGTCCCAGTGAAGATAAGTACATCATGACTTCGGACACAGACAAGCAAAATGAGAACCTCCCGGGTCTGAATTTTAAATCTGAAGCATTTCAATCAGACATAAGCCTCGATTACTTGGACAAGAATTGTCTTACTAATATTTCTCCCGTGGATGATAAAA ATTGCTGCTACCGGAGCTCAAAACAAACTGATTTCAATAATTGCCAATTAAAGGTTTTGGGGGACATTCCTCCCACTGACATTGGTTCTGCTACAAATCATAGAATAAGCAAGAGTTCTAAAAATGACCGGGTTGAAAACTTTAAAGGCTCCTCTGGTTTAGATGGTAAGGTTGTAGAGAAAGATTTCATGCAAAAAGGAATTGATGGCTATGGAGTTGGAGACAGTGAAGTAAATGAAGAACCTTGCGAGCCTGAGGCTGCTGCTGATGGAGATGGTGTTGACACTGATGAGGTTCTGATCTACAATGCTAACGAGGATGAATATGAAGTTTTCGAATTAAGAATCATACACAGAAAGAACAG GACTGGAtttgaagaaaacaaggaTTTCCCCATTGTGCTAAAGACCGTAATTGCAAGCAGATACTATATAACAGAATATATTGGTTCGGCAGCTTTCAGTAAGGTTGTACAGGCTCATGATCTTCACACAGGAGTCGATGTTTGCCTTAAGATCataaaaaatgataaagaGTTTTTCGATCAGAGTTTGGATGAGATTAAACTTCTAAAGTTTGTCAACAAAAATGACCCTGGAGATGAACACCACATTCTGCGTTTGTACGACTACTTCTATCATCAG GAGCATCTCTTCATTGTTTGTGAACTCCTTCGGGCAAACTTGTATGAGTTTCAGAAGTTCAGTCAAGAATCTGGCGGAGAGGCTTACTTCACAATAAGGAGGTTGCAG GTCATAACCCGTCAATGTTTAGAGGCATTGGATTACTTGCATCACTTGGGAATTATTCATTGTGATCTAAAGCCTGAAAACATTCTTATAAAAAGTTACAGAAGATGTGAAATAAAGATCATTGATCTTGGAAGCAGTTGTTTTCGCACGGACAACTTGTGCCTATATGTGCAATCTCGTTCCTACAGAGCTCCTGAAGTCATTCTTGGCCTCCCTTATGACGAGAAGATTGACATGTGGTCTTTGGGCTGTATCTTGGCTGAGCTATGCTCTGGGGAA GTGCTCTTTCCAAATGATGCGATTGTAATGATCCTTGCACGTATGATTGGAATGCTTGGTCCTATTGATCTGGATATGTTAGTGAGAGGTCAGGAGACAGACAAGTACTTCACAAACGAGTTAGATCTTTACCACATAAATGAG GAGACAAGCCAACTGGAATATATAATCCCTGAGGAGTCCTCCTTGGAGAATCACCTGCAAGTAACCGATGTCGGGTTTATCGACTTTGTTAAAAGCTTGGTTGAAGTCAATCCCGAGAGACGCCCAACGGCGAGGGAGGCAATGGAGCATCCATGGCTTTCCTACACGTACGAATCGAGTCCTTTCTAA
- the LOC117617595 gene encoding carboxy-terminal domain RNA polymerase II polypeptide A small phosphatase 1, producing MAELTQGEVVYSPKTLQVWRALVNWFGFFFQIFLQILRALGHHPLLSSSSSASSSSASFKSLPVVELQELEHDSPAASAVEIADTPDADSDDRIHKLTVVLDLDETLVCAYESSSLPAVVRDQATEGGLKWFELECVSSDKECDGKPKVNYVTVFERPGLQDFLRQVSQFAELVLFTAGLEGYARPLVDRIDVDNLFSCRLYRPSTTSTEYREHVKDLSGLAKDMRRIVIVDNNPFSFLLQPLNGIPCIAFSAGQTHDTQLLDVLLPLLKHLSLQKDVRPVLYERFHMLEWFQKQGIPSTSWK from the exons ATGGCCGAGTTGACTCAGGGTGAGGTGGTCTACTCGCCCAAGACTCTCCAAGTATGGCGAGCCTTGGTGAACTGGTTCGGCTTCTTCTTCCAGATCTTCCTCCAAATCCTCAGAGCCCTCGGTCACCACCCCCTCCTCTCTTCTTCGTCTTCGGCTTCGTCTTCTTCCGCCTCCTTCAAATCCCTGCCGGTCGTTGAGTTGCAGGAGCTCGAGCACGACTCTCCCGCCGCCTCCGCCGTTGAAATCGCCGACACCCCAGATGCCGACTCCGACGACCGCATCCACAAGCTCACG GTAGTTCTTGACCTGGATGAAACTCTAGTGTGTGCATATGAGTCGTCTAGCTTGCCCGCTGTCGTTCGAGATCAAGCTACAGAAGGTGGGTTGAAGTGGTTTGAGCTTGAATGCGTATCTTCAGACAAG GAATGTGATGGGAAACCAAAGGTCAATTATGTTACTGTCTTTGAGCGTCCCGGGTTGCAAGACTTCTTAAGACAAGTCAGTCAGTTTGCAGAGCTGGTGTTGTTTACCGCTGGTCTTGAAG GTTATGCTAGACCACTTGTTGACAGAATAGATGTTGATAATCTATTCAGTTGTCGACTTTATCGGCCTTCAACAACCAGCAC GGAATACCGGGAGCATGTGAAGGATCTCTCTGGCCTAGCAAAGGATATGCGCCGAATTGTTATTGTTGACAACAACCCTTTCAGTTTCTTGTTGCAACCTTTGAATGGAATTCCATGCATTGCATTTTCTGCTGGGCAAACACACGACACACAG CTTTTGGATGTTCTTCTTCCACTCCTCAAGCACCTCTCCCTGCAGAAAGATGTAAGGCCTGTGCTTTATGAAAGGTTTCACATGCTTGAATGGTTTCAAAAGCAGGGGATTCCTTCAACAAGTTGGAAATAG
- the LOC117620051 gene encoding putative serine/threonine-protein kinase-like protein CCR3, translated as MTKLPFSFLTTFTTFITTLLFTLPSNHALGSGSTLAIVSASGTVCGLVSGQPRQRILCYRRGENATVEPNISFSAISGGRTFLCGIRSGGYSLLCWDNLSSQNSTFHSKRLYFNETFLLENLSVGDSHICARVVGTGAVKCWRADDFSEFPSGSEQFESISSGSGFSCGILKSSLRVRCWGSGSTLMANETENGFRNMSMLSIVAGGSHVCGLNITGLLVCKGSNDHGQLNAPIGSPFEYSALALGGNHSCAIRTLNQSVICWGGGGEYSVNETKGVSFETIVSGLNFTCGLTTMNFSIICWGPGWPGSGDELDLPQLLPGPCVPSSCNCGIYPESQKLCDGSGNICKPCVPPISLPPPPPTPPALPLPPSPSVSPPSPPSKALTTGLLAFAIVGSVGIFAGICTIVYCLWTGVCFGDKKIHNSVQPTITRAASSNNGNGTTSNNSPPSRSSTIRRQGSRIMRRQRSGTSSAKHPDRAEEFSLAELATATNDFSSENKIGAGSFGVVYRGKLSDGREVAIKRGETASKMKKFQEKETAFDSELAFLSRVHHKHLVRLVGYCEERDERLLVYEYMKNGALYDHLHDKNNVEKSSSLLNSWKMRIKVALDAARGIEYLHNYAVPSIIHRDIKSSNILLDNNWTARVSDFGLSLMGPEADADYRPKKAAGTVGYIDPEYYGLNLLTAKSDVYGLGVVLLELLTGKRAIFKDGENGGTPISVVDFAVPAIMAGELARVLDRRVGPPEVNEAEAVELVAYTAMHCVNLEGKDRPTMADIVANLERAFSLCDESHGSISSGAISITSAEL; from the coding sequence ATGACGAAACTACCCTTCTCTTTCCTCACCACCTTCAccaccttcatcaccaccCTCCTCTTCACCCTCCCCTCAAATCATGCCTTAGGCTCCGGCTCCACCCTCGCCATCGTCTCCGCCTCCGGCACCGTATGCGGCCTCGTTTCAGGCCAACCGCGGCAGCGCATACTCTGCTACCGCCGTGGAGAAAACGCCACCGTCGAACCCAACATCTCGTTCTCCGCCATCTCGGGCGGCCGGACATTCCTCTGCGGCATCCGCTCCGGCGGCTACAGCCTCCTCTGCTGGGACAACTTATCGTCCCAAAACTCGACCTTTCATTCCAAACGCCTATACTTCAACGAAacatttttgttagaaaatctGTCAGTCGGCGACAGCCATATCTGCGCTAGAGTGGTCGGTACAGGCGCTGTGAAATGCTGGAGAGCCGACGACTTCTCCGAATTTCCATCTGGGTCGGAGCAATTCGAGTCAATTTCATCTGGGTCGGGCTTCTCTTGCGGAATTTTGAAGTCTAGCCTTCGGGTTCGGTGTTGGGGGTCTGGTAGTACTTTAATGGCGAATGAGACTGAAAACGGGTTCAGGAACATGTCAATGTTGAGCATTGTAGCCGGTGGTTCGCACGTGTGTGGGCTCAACATTACTGGGCTTCTGGTCTGCAAAGGGAGCAATGATCATGGCCAGTTAAACGCCCCTATTGGCTCGCCATTTGAATACTCTGCTTTGGCCCTTGGAGGTAACCACAGTTGCGCAATCAGGACATTAAACCAGTCTGTGATTTGTTGGGGCGGCGGAGGCGAATATTCAGTCAACGAAACCAAGGGGGTGTcttttgaaaccattgtttcTGGGTTGAATTTCACTTGTGGATTGACCACGatgaatttttcaattatttgttgGGGTCCTGGTTGGCCTGGGTCAGGGGATGAGCTCGATTTGCCTCAGCTTCTTCCAGGCCCTTGTGTTCCATCTTCTTGCAACTGTGGTATTTATCCCGAATCTCAAAAACTCTGTGATGGCTCAGGTAACATTTGCAAGCCCTGTGTGCCTCCAATTTCAttgccaccgccaccaccaaCACCACCGGCATTGCCGTTGCCGCCATCTCCATCAGTTTCGCCCCCATCACCTCCATCTAAGGCTCTGACGACGGGTTTATTGGCGTTTGCGATTGTGGGTTCTGTAGGAATCTTTGCAGGTATTTGCACAATTGTTTATTGTTTATGGACAGGCGTTTGTTTTGGGGACAAGAAAATTCACAATTCAGTGCAGCCCACAATCACCAGAGCTGCTAGCTCTAACAATGGCAATGGCACAACATCAAACAATAGCCCCCCTTCGAGATCGTCCACCATTAGGCGCCAAGGGTCGAGAATTATGAGGCGCCAGAGGAGTGGAACCTCGTCGGCGAAACACCCCGACAGGGCAGAGGAGTTCTCACTGGCGGAGCTTGCAACAGCCACCAATGACTTCTCATCGGAGAACAAGATTGGCGCTGGAAGCTTTGGTGTTGTGTACAGAGGCAAACTGAGTGATGGGCGTGAGGTGGCCATCAAAAGAGGCGAAACAGCGTCGAAGATGAAGAAGTTTCAAGAGAAAGAGACTGCCTTTGACTCAGAATTGGCCTTCTTGTCAAGGGTTCATCACAAACACTTGGTGAGGCTTGTTGGGTACTGTGAAGAGAGGGATGAGAGGCTCTTGGTTTATGAGTACATGAAAAACGGTGCGCTGTATGATCATTTGCATGACAAGAACAATGTCGAAAAGAGTAGTAGTTTATTGAATTCGTGGAAAATGAGGATCAAGGTGGCCTTAGATGCTGCTCGAGGCATCGAATATCTGCACAATTATGCAGTCCCTTCTATAATTCACAGGGACATAAAGTCATCAAACATTCTGCTGGACAACAATTGGACAGCCAGAGTCTCCGATTTCGGGTTGTCGTTGATGGGTCCTGAAGCAGATGCTGATTACAGGCCAAAGAAGGCAGCTGGAACAGTTGGCTACATTGATCCAGAGTACTATGGCCTCAACTTGTTGACAGCAAAGAGTGATGTGTATGGGCTTGGAGTGGTGCTGTTGGAGCTTTTGACAGGGAAGAGGGCAATATTCAAGGACGGCGAGAACGGAGGGACCCCGATAAGTGTCGTGGACTTTGCCGTTCCGGCGATTATGGCCGGAGAGCTGGCGAGGGTGTTGGACAGAAGGGTTGGGCCTCCGGAAGTGAATGAAGCTGAGGCGGTTGAGCTGGTGGCATATACTGCAATGCATTGTGTGAATTTGGAAGGGAAAGATAGGCCAACCATGGCTGATATTGTGGCCAATTTGGAAAGGGCATTTAGTCTCTGCGATGAAAGCCATGGTAGCATCTCCAGTGGTGCAATCTCAATCACCTCTGCAGAATTGTAA